attaggaggaacccagggccaaacgcaccagcatatggtctcacaaggggtctgaggatctcatctcggtacctaatggcagtcaggctacctctggcgagcacatggagggctgtgcggccccccaaagaaatgtcaccccacaccatgactgacccactgccaaaccggtcatgctggaggatgttgcaggcagcagaacgttctacacggcgtctccagactgccacatgtgctcagtgtgaacctgctttcatctgtgaagagcacagggcgccagtggcgaatttgcgaatcttggtgttctctggcaaatgccaaacgtcctgcacggtgttgggctgtaagcacaacccccgcctgtggacgtcgggccctcatggagtctgtttccgaccgtttgagcagacacatgcacatttgtggcctgctggaggtcattttgcagggctctggcagtgctcctccttgcacaaaggcggaggtagcagtcctgctgctgggttgttgccctcctccacgtctcctgatgtactggcctgtctcctggtagtgccaccatgctctggacactacgctgacagacacagcaaaccttcttgccacagctcgcattgatgtgccatcctggatgagctgcactacctgagccacttgtgtgggttgtagactccgtctcatgctaccactagagtgaaagcaccgccagcattcaaaagtgaccaaaacatcagccaggaagcatagaaacTGAGAAATGGTCTgttgtcaccacctgcagaaccactcctttattgggggtgtcttgcttaattgcctataatttccacctgttgtctattccatttgcacaacagcatgtgaaatgtattgacaatcagtgttgcttcctaagtggacagtttgatttcacagaagtgtgattgacttggagttacattgtgttgtttaagtgttcccttgatttttttgagcagtgtatttaacaAAAATGACAAGTTTTGAAATGGTCAGACTGCAATGCAGAGGTGCTTTAAATAAATACGGCTTGACAAGTTTTATTCATAAATTCCCCCCGAAGGTGTCttggtcagttcacatgtttaaTCCAAAGCAAATTAACATAGTAATTATAGAAAATAAAAGCAGGGAAACAGTTTCGTAGACCTTTACCAAATTAGGACCGCAATTAAAAAATTAATAAAAGCAAAAATAAAACCTTAATGGGCAACTCCGCCACTTTTAACATCTGGGTTGTTATGAAGTATTTAGTGATGTTTTACACAGTTTGTGTGACTTCATGATTTCATGTATATTGACTGTTAAGTGATACGCAAAACCAGATTCTTTTTTCAAGTAGGATCCCTGAAATTACTAATAAAATAAATGGACAGTCATTTTCAGCTATCGATATAACCCATCTAGTTCTGATCATATGTTGCTCGGTTGTCTTCATCTAATAACATCTGTAAATAAATAGACGCTCAAAAACCTATATATATGTATAGCTAGTTTACATCCATGTGTTTCTGTTGTTCAAAGCTCAAATTGCCATGATTCCATTTGGCAAAACCACTCCCACCAACAACAAAGTTGCAGCTCCAAATAGACTATATTCTCATTAGTTCCAATAGGCCTAATATTGTTGGATGGTTGCTAAGGCTATATTTGGCAGCTATTGTTGAGCACACTACTTCCAATGGAACAGGGTTAGCTACTTAGCTAGCATTGCTAATGTCAGCACAAAATATACAGGCTTTAATGAGAGACTAGGATTCCATAGTGATTTGCCTGTAAATGTCATAATAAATGTGATCTAACAGGCCTACATGTTGTTTGGACTGTTGTTTAAGACAGTAGCCAAGATTAAACTCAGCTGTTATTGTTGCAAAAACCTATTTCGGATGTAGCAGTCAGGCTAGCTAGAATGCTAGCTAACCATCAGATACAGTAATTTATGCTTCGCATTCGTTAGCATCTAAATTCTATTATTTGAgtgtaatgcagttgattggtgaCAGTGGGATGAACATATATTCAGCGTGATATACATGCAAGCATTATAATATGAAATGCACTCAGATGAAGCTTGTAAAGCGAACTGTCGACTGGACGGAGCATTGCATCCTGGTAGGTGAAACGCAACCTGGAAattgcagtatactgtagatgAGGGCAGTGCAGAAGCTTAAATGACAAACTAGGAATCGTGCAGTATGACAGACAAATTAGTTTCAGATCTTATGGTGGGGCATATACGAACAGCATAATAACTGGTTATAAAGTGGTGTTGTCCTTTAACTCGAACACCTTCAAGCCATACACCCAACCGTTCAGCAATTGCCTTTCACACTAGTCTAACAGACTACAAACACCTTCAAAAAAATACACATTCCTTTACACTGATATGCATGTGCAAAACTATTTTACCAGAGTAAACTAGTAAGGCAATGCAACAAATCAGTCACCCCAAGCACTCAACGAACAGCATCTAAGaagcaaaataaattaaatccCTGAAAACAACTGAAGACATAAACATTGAGGGAATGTTTTGAAGCTATACAATGAGACAGTATATATCCAGATAGGGAGACCTGCATAGTGAAGGGTGAGTTCTACTAGACTAGAGGTCTATGGGCTTGGTGGCTGACAGCAGTCTGCCCTCGTTGAGGAGGTTCCTGGGGGAGCCTCTGTAGTAATACACATCCTTCTCAGCcacctgctgtaccacagacctcTCACCTTCACCTCCTGGGTCTTTAACAGGTGTCACACCTTTGGCCTTCAGTTGTACCTTGTTGGTCACGTCGCTTAGAGTGTAATTCCTGGGTTTGCCGGCGATACTGGCTGGCTTCTTGGGTGGGACTGGAGGAGAGCAGGTTTTTGTGGAGCGGACCGTGTCAAGTGTGGGGCCTCCCTGATCGTTTGGCTGGCGCTGAGCCCCAGCAGACAGGCCACTCTCCAGGCTGACAGCCTCTCCCACAGGGATGGTGGTTACCTGGCTGGAGGATGTGATACCAGCCGGTACAGGCCACCTGTCCCCCAGCAAGGAGTTGATCCTGCGGATAGACTGGCGCACAGGAGTACGCTGGAACTTGAGGGGGGACCTGACTGCTTTGGCCTGTGATTTGGGTGAACACAGGGTGAGCTTATTGAAGCGCTGGATGTGGTCTACCACCCTTAGCCTGCTGGTCTCCAGGATGCCTGGGGAAGGCAGCTCCAACAGCTGCTGTTCCTGCCTCTGGGGGTGGGCACTGGGTTCTGGGGATGCCACAGCCTCAACATGTACCATTACAGGCACTGTATCCAGAGGGGGAAGAGGGTTCTTGAGCTCCTGAAAGTACTCCAACCCTGAAGCTCTGTATGGAGTGGACTGGACCCCAGCAGCAATGCTGCGTGTGAAGTGAGCAGGGCTCTGGATGTCCAGGGCATCGATCAGCTTGCTGCAGTTCACCTGCTCAGCCACAGTATCTGCCTCTCCCGCtacagacctgtcaccagcaCACAGTGACCAGTCACAGGCCTTCTCTGACAGACTGCCACATCCTCCCACTTCAAACAGGGCACTATCTATATacaagggagacagaggaacaaaCTCAATCTGACCAAATGTAATGTTCTGGTCATCAGCCAGATGCCTCCAAGGAGTTGGCATGCCAGAACGCTCTTTGTTTGGTGACACACCTTTAAGTGTAGAAGATTCAGAAGGAGTTGAATCTGTTGAATCAGTTTGAGTGTTCTCAGGCTGTGTTGCCTTGCCCCCTTCAGAGGGGGCACCGTCATCCCTCAGTACTCCCTGTAGGTTGCTGCCAGACTCAGTGAAGGCTCTTTTGATCTTGAGCAGGGTGGGCCTGGTCAGAGTCTGGCTGAATGAGCACTCACTCTCGAGGCTCTCAGCTCTGGAGGCACAGCACAGCTTCTTGGGGAAGCTGGCCACCATGGGGGGCTTGGCCACCACGATGGCAGGCTCAGAGTAGTAGTTGttcttcagacacatgttaatgGGGGTGTCGGTGAAGGAGCCTCCACTGAAGACATGGCCCTCGTCAGGGGTCTCCCCACTCCAAGACATCCGGAGGGCACTGCCGTCACACTGGGGGGTTAGCAGGTTGTCTTCTGACTTGCTGTAAAACTTGGAGCCTGTGGAGCAGTGGGCATTAGCAGACATCACTTCCCACAAGGGACAACAAAACACTGATCCATTTCATGCATTACTTTAGCACTTAGCACAAATTATGAAAGTACATTATAAATTATGTTAGTAGGTTTTTAAAAAGCAACTCACCCTTTGCGGCACTCTTGTTTCGCAAAACAGTAGGGCTAAATTTGGCGTCTTTGAAGCAAAAACTGGTGGTGCTCTCTGGAGTGGCAAGTCGCCAACCAATGAACTCTGAACCCTCTCTCTGAATCGCCAGCATGGAATAAGAAATTACATTGTTGGGATGGAGTCATACTTTTTAGTCAATCATATAATGTTGCCTTACACTAAAACCTTGTTAAGTTATgtgaaatattttcttaactcttcttgaaatgcactgttggttaagggcttgtaagtaagcatttcacagtaaagacttgttgtattcagcacatgtgacaaataaagttgttTTGAAAATCTGATGCATCATAATTTAAGGGTCTTCGGTGTATGGTAAAAAGTTACTCAGATGAAATTAGTGTTGGTCAATATTGTTTTATTAAATTGCAAATATACATCAGTATGCCATTATAAAGTGACCCATGCATAAACCAAGTTACAGTTCAGTTTAGGTAAATATAATATTTGGTTAATATTAAATGTTTTTAATGTCTTAAAATGTTAGATTTCACTTATATTAAATATTTCAGATCCTAGAATTGAGAATATAAACATCAAATGTTACAGAACAGTCATGCAGAAATAACGGAATTCTCGCCTTGAAAACAAGAACGTTTGATTTACGTCAAGTAGAAGCTCACAACCTCAAAATGCTCTCCAGTCAATTTATTAACTGAGCATGCATTACTGAAAGTAAACATGTGCCCAAACTGTTATAAAATCAACAGCCCAAAAAAAGAACCTAAAAAGATGAGAAAAAAGTGCTACTGTGCAAAATTGTACCCTACAATTGCACCCCAAGCATAAATGTAGATGATTTATTCTGATTAATACAATTAGTCAATttgcaaggggggggggggtcatcatCAAGACTGGGATTGAGTCTTTTCCTCCCATTTGAGGGGCAGATAATCAGTGTGAGGTCATACATGGGTATCTGCACTTACAGGATCTCTGCTGCTCTTGCCCAGGCTGAAGCGAAGGCGCAGGGACTTGCGAACATTTTCTTTCTTGGTGACCTTGGGAGAGAAGCAACCAGCCTTCCCCGACTCTACTCTGAAAAACAGACAAGAACATACTGTTTCAACCATTGTCAAGTTATAAATATTATACAATATAAACATTTAATAAGAAGGCCTCTAGTCCGATGCAACAGAGAGAAGTGTGACATGAAAAAGTTGGTGTGTTTGAGATCGTTATCAGCTTAGACATAAGTTGTCATCTGCTTGAGCAATACATTTTCAATTCCACATAGGATCAGGAAATAGCCTTTGATAAACCACATGATGTATGTACCTGTCGACAAAATGTCGGCGACTCAGTCGTTTGCTCTTTCTCCTTGCAGAGCTGGCAGACTGCCCGCTGGACCTCCCAACTAAGGCCAAAGCATTATGGGAGGAGTCCAGGGATTTTGAGGCACTTGGGTCAAGGTATCCTGAAAAACAGGAGCAACACACTCAATGCACATGAATACTttttagtaaaaaaataaaataaaaataataataattaaaaaaaactTTGATTAAATACAGATGTGAGTCCTTGTGGAGTTACCTGGTCCAGGAGTGGAGCTTCCACCGAACAGAGAATTAGGAAATAATTCTACACCAAGGTTATTTTTGATGGATCGCCGTTTCTTGTTGGAGAATCCATAACTATGACCAGATTCCAAAGGAATTTCTCTCTTGGAGCTGGGAGTAATTATCACAGGAGTTGCAGAAGAAAAGACTggtggggtaaaaaaaaaaaaaaaatcacaagaaAGAATTCACTATTAGGTCATAGTCTCCCACAGATAAATATTCAGAACAGCTGAAATAATTCGCTAAAATTCTTGATTAGCGTCGATTAAGAAAATTAAAGCCAAAAACAAGCACACAGACAGAGTAGGCAAGACAATTTGGGCAGGCATCAAATCAGTAATGTAATAGCGGGAAAAAAATGACAAGACAGTGTTACTACGCATCCACTACATAAGCTCAAATGAAAAGAAAATCTGAAAACAAATTTAAATTAAGAGTTGCATTTCTGTGAAAGACAAGCAGCTGATTCCCTGTTGCAGGCTGAATTAAATGAATGCGTCAGAGCTACAGGGCATTGATGCTCTCATTAAACGGCAGGAGGCGAAACATGACCTCGGTACCTACCATATCTGTCTGACTGGGGAGTATTTGTGGGTGTTCTATTTGTTTTTAACTTATTCAGAGCTCCATTGACCATATCTGCAATGCAAAAACCATTCCATATCTTGAAATTCAATGGAGATTTACAGAGGAGGAAGAATAAGCCTATAACATTGGATCATTTAATATAATTTCAAAGACGACCCAATGctggaaaaaaatacaaattctAAGAGCAATGTTCTTCCAGGGTATCTTACCCCCTAGACTGCGCCTGCATCTCCTCTTGGCCCCTGAATTTGTGTCCAAGTCCTCTAGTCGCTCAAGAGTAGGGAACAGAACATCTGCCTCACAGCCCAGCATGGCTGGAATCTTCTCCATGATGAACTGAGGTACCACACctaccacacagagacacatttaGACACGGTTTGCTATGAACATTCCCTTTTAACTTTCAATCACCAGTTGATTGATGACACTACAATAACAAGGCTTGAACTGCTACCGAAGTCTGAAGCGTGTTCTATAAGGCAGTGGACCACAGCTGCCTGTTGCTTGAGGCGTTTCTCTGTGCTGGCGTTCATCTTGTCTGCCCCGTCTCCAGCGTGTAAGAGGTTGGGAGCCAGGATCACAGACAGGTTACTGCTGTCCATCTTATTCAACCCACTCCTGAGAGAAAAAGCAAAACCAGATTGAGAAATAATGATTGACCAAGTCCAAAATGTTACAGTGTGAAATGATACTATTTAATGAGACAAACTTGTGAAATCATACCTTTGAGAGACTTTGTTGAGGAAGCCAAAAAAGTAACGTAGAATGCTCATGTTCCGGTCAGGCAGTACACAAGACAGCAGCAGGGTGGCATAGGTCCTGTCCTCCTTTGTGGGCAGCTGCTGGGCCTTGAGGAAGGCATCATGCAGCTCTGTAGGCATAACGGGATCCGGCAGCTCCCTAAAGAACTGCTTGACCAAGCCAGCCACATCACACGGCAGGGCAGTGGACAGGCACCTCTCACCCTTATCCAACTTCACCTGCACAGAAAAAAAACCAATCCGGCCTTGCGTTGAACTATTCCAGCAGCCAGGGCCTTCCTATTCATAGCAAGGTCAATCTCCAGCCATCACTCACCCGCAGTGCTTTCAGACGAACAACAGAGCCAGACTTTCTGAACAAGCCCTCTGTATCCACATGCTCCAGCAGACTTGCACATGCATCTATGAGAAAGCTGGAGAGCAAGGGGATGGGAGAAACATTAGACCAAAAAAAAGGACAGAGAATGTTGGTCTACCACGCACAAATGAAGGACGACAAAATATTTTGTTAGAAAGTACAAGTTCTAGCTAAGACAGGTGTTTATCTTACCATGGTATATTCGCATTCTCCACATTGTACTGCAGAAGGCTCTCCAGCGGTACACCAAACACTTTCACCTGGAAAACATGATAAAACAAGTTCATGTTTGATTTCAACAAGGAAGGCTTTGCATGGTAGCTGGTTAAATGATCCTACATAGGACTAAGCTCACTAATAAGCTTCGACTTGGTATCCCATCCAACTTCCCGCCACGGAAATGTCTGTGAAAGGGCACAAGTTTTTACATGGGATTTGTCCCCATTTAACAGAAGGCCCTGAAAGCTGTTTTACAACAGTTCGGCATTCCCCTACCCAAGGAAGTAGTTAGTAACTCATCACCTGATCAAATACAAGCTAGCGCTATGTTGTGGCTGCCAAGCGTCAAACATTCCGCTAAGTATTTTAGAGGGAGACTGGAAAATAGGTGCCTAGCTGTGCTTTTGAAAAACAACAGCCTATAGCCTACTACAGTATAATGACAGCCCTGTGCCTTTTACTTGGTACATTTTCTGCCAGTAATTTTCACCTGGAAAGTACAAGTTTAATGGACCAAACCAATTGCCTGAAATCAAATTAGGCTAACTGCCTAAAGGCAAGCATGTGCCTTGTACTACCGTCTCAGCACCAAGCCCACTTAAACAGTCCACTGCACTATTATGTATGCCAAATGTGTCTACTATTGTCAATCATTTGAATCATTCGCAACAAttcacttcaaatcaaattttattggtcacatacacatggttagcagatattaatgtgagtgtagtgaaaggcttgtacttctagttccgacagcaataatatctaacaagtaatctaacaaattcacaacaactacctaatacacataaatctaaaggggtgaatgagaatatgtacatataaatatatggatgagtgatggctgaGTGGCATAGACAatgtgcaatagatggtatacatgtgatatgagtaatgttagatatgtaaacattattaaagtggcattgtttaaagtcaCTAATGATtcatttaaagtggccagtgattgggtttcaatgtaggcagcagcctctcggagttagtgattgctgtttagcagtctgatggccttgagatagagactgaaaaacagcttctcggtcccagctttaatgcctctgtactgacctcgccttatgGATGATGacgtgaacaggcagtggctcgggtggttgttgtccttgaagatctttttggccttcttgtGGCATTGGAGTGCTGtaagtgtcatggagggcaggtagtttgccgccggtgatacgttgtgcagaccacaccaccctctggagagccttgcagttgagggtggtgcagttgccgtaccaggctgtgataaagcctgacaggatgctctcgattgtgcatctgtaaaagtatgTCAGGGTTTTGGTgaaaagccacatttcttcagcctcctgaggttgaagaggcgctattgcgccttcttcaccacaccatgtgggtggaccatttcagtttgtctgtgacatGTACAaggaggaacttgaagctttccaccttctccactgctgtcccttcgttGTGgatagtccacgatcatctcctttgttttgttgactgaGTTGTTTTCTCCAAAAACCACACTCCGAatgccctcacttcctccctgtaggctgtctcgtcgttgttggtaatcaagaccactactgttgtgttgtctgcaaacctGATCATTGAGTTTgtaggcgtgcatggccacgctgTTGTGGGTGAACTGGAGTACAGGAGgcggctgagcacgcacccttgttggGCCCCAGTGAAGTagagatgtttcctaccttcacccccatttagttcagttatctttgccttcttgggtacaggaagaatggtggccatcttgatgCACTTAACTAGCTAGTTATGAACCCCCAACACAATTCAGACGGACAGACTAATCCAACAATGAACGTGAATTACAATGACAGGCTAACAAAAGTGCTCAGACTGAATGCAAATGAGCTAGTCAGCCAGAATGGTTCTCAAAAGGACTCTTTTCACACCACTTCGTTACCATTGTTATAACCGGAGACgtgaattatcctaacctgctgcctAAATTACACTAATCTGTTACAAAACCAAACCACTTCCGTAACAATGTTTCTCGGTTTGCAAACATggaattttagctagctaacgttagctacttaGCCCACCAACTGACTCATTCAGGCACTGTTTTACAACCAAAGTTTGACAATTCTGTCTAAGAGTAACGTTAAGCATTTGAGTGTTTATCTAGCTTGTAAGCTAAACAAAAATAGACTTAGTTACCTTGTTGTTAGCTGTCAACTTGCAGCTGGTGCGTGCTTTGTTTTTGTTCCAATTCTTAGTCTTTATCCCATAAGCAGTACGAAGGTGTTGCACAATAGCCAGGCGCATCACATTTCTTTCCATTACCTTCATCTTTAACTTTACAAATTACTTTCACTGTGCCTTCTTAAACTTTCAACACATACTGTACCAACTTAGCCAACTTGCAGGTCTATGCTTAGCTACTATTATCCCTCTTGAATCTAACGCGTCAGTATAACAGCTAAATGAGTTATCGTAACCCACGTCCGCACGTCTCCTTCCTTTTAAATCGCCAACAATTCTTTGCGTATGCCCTTCTCATTCAAAACAATCTCGCTAACTTGACATACCAACTCATTCTACACGTAACTTACAACTAGCTAGGTCGACCTAAAAGCAACCGCCGAGTCACTGCCAATTATCCAGTCCCAGCAGAATCGACCCAGCTAGGCGCGATCATTCTCGTGTGACTAGCCCACGTTCGATATCATCTAACGTTAACAATTATCATAGCTAGCTAACCATAACTAATGTATATTACCGTATGCCTAAATCTGTATTCTAGCATTTACCTGAATACATAATTATTCTCTTGTTTTTATATAATCTGATATGCCTTAGCTAGCTATATTGCTTGCAGACAACGTTTCCCTGAAATATTTTTCCGCACATCTTTTAAACGGCAAAAGCGTTTCTACATGCTCCGCTCTGATTGGCTAGAGTGGGTTCAAAATATTAAGACCCACACAATGTTATTTTTCTTCTTCGTTGGGGTTTATCGGCTGTTGGCATCCAACATTATGGTGCATTACCGCGACCTAATGGACTGGAGTGTGGGCCAGCGACTGAGAAACCAAATCCTAACTCAGCCCCTTTTCTATTAaaacatcatacagtagacataTGTTAATAATTATTTAGTAAATATAAGTTGACATGCAATCATAACTGACTGTGGTGCATATAAAGCATCCACAAGCTACTGTAAAAATACATgctccactgtctctgtttcctggcaATAATCACACTTTCCTGTCGGATTATTTCCTATCACATTTAAAGTCTTACTCACCCTTAATCTTGTAACAATAGCCTCCTCTATTCTGCCCCTTCCTGCTGTCTGTTTCAATATGCTTTGCGTTGTAGTCAAGACAGACAAAGATGTATAAGCAAACTTTACTAGGCATGTTGTCAACCACTGGTTTCCGTTTCCTGTGTAACATCAATATGAGTAACATCAATATTGCTACATGTAATTTTTTTTTACAAGAGCAGACTCCATCTAACTTTGGCTTGTAGTCAATGTCTGCAATAAACTTAAATGTGAACTGAATGTTTGTTTACTGTCTGACTGTCCATTCATTATTCAGGTGTAGGGCCATTACTATAGTAAGTAACCACTGGTTTCCGTTTCCTGTGTAACATCAATATGAGTAACATCAATATTGCTACATGTAATTTTTTTTTACAAGAGCAGACTCCATCTAACTTTGGCTTGTAGTCAATGTCTGCAATAAACTTAAATGTGAACTGAATGTTTGTTTACTGTCTGACTGTCCATTCATTATTCAGGTGTAGGGCCATCAGAAGACCTATACAAGACCTTGTGTTGATTACATCAGGAGGTGCTTGACCTGAGATGTTTGGATCTTCTTGTTGATGTGCAGCGTTCACCTCCAGGTTGTGTTCAGCACCCTGCTGGGCGTCAGCTGGTGCTCTGTTTACTGGCTATGTGCCAGGCTCCTCCTCTATTTCTCCGCTCTTCCTCAGGTGTCGCCTGTTCCTCCTGAAGACTTGTCCTGGTTCTGTCTTCACCTCATAGGACCTTTGCTCCACAGGTCTGACTACTGTGACCCTCTGCCACCACTGTTTCTGTCCTGTGAGTGGCTGAACTCTCCCACTGTCATCTCATTGCAGCTCTGTGAGATCCTTAGCAGAGGTGTCGTAGTACTTTGCCTGTTTCTGCTGTCTTTCTTTGAACTTCTCCAGCTGACAGTTTTCCATCCCTGGTCTCAGAAGATTTTCACTCATTATAAGTAGTGTCTTTGTACGtcttcccatgaacaccattgCAGGGCCGCTGTCTGTTCCTTGTGACGGGGGTATTTCTGTGATCCAGCATTACCAGgtatttttttttcacctttatttaaccaggtaggctagttgagaacaagttctcatttgcaactgcgacctggccaagataaagcaaagcagttcgacacatacaacaacacagttacacatggaataaacaaacatacaatcaataatacagtagaaaaatatatatacagcatgtgcaaatgaggtaggataagagaggtaaggcaataaataggctgtGGTGGCAAAgtcattacaatatagcaattaaacacttgaATGGTataatgtgcagaagatgaatgtgcaagtagagatactggggtgcaaaggagcaagataaataaataacagaaccgtccagagaagtgatgctggacgggcgggcaggtgcgggcagcgatggattgaagagcatgcatttagttttacttgcatttaagagcagttggaggccatggaaggagagttgtatggcagtgaagctcatctggaggttagttaacacagtgtccaaagaggggccagaggtatacagaatggtgttgtctgcgtaaaggtggatcaaagaatcaccagcagcaagaggaccatcattgatgtgtacagagaagagagtcggcctgagaattgaacactgtggcacccccatagagacagccagaggtccggacaacaggccctccgatttgacacacacccaactctatcagagaagtagttggtgaaccaggcgaggcaatcatttgagaaaccaaggctgttgagtctgccaataagaatgtggtgattgacagagtcgaaagccttagccaggtcgatgaatacggctgcacagtaatgtctcttatcgatggcggttatgatgtcgtttaggaccttgagcgtggctgaggtgcacccatgaccagctctgaaaccagattgcatagcggaaaaggtacggtgggattcgaaatggtcggtaatctgtttgttaacttggctttcgaagaccttagaaaggcagggtagaatagatataggtctgtagcatttctggtctagagtgtctccccctttgaagaggggcatGGCcgaggcagctttccaatctttgggaatctcagatgatacgaaaaagaggttgaacaggctagtaataggggtattgagataaacttttgttattgaccaaatacttattttccaccataaaagaacagggctccgggcagccgagcggaaatggaggaa
The genomic region above belongs to Oncorhynchus nerka isolate Pitt River linkage group LG18, Oner_Uvic_2.0, whole genome shotgun sequence and contains:
- the LOC115145376 gene encoding rho GTPase-activating protein 11A-like isoform X1 yields the protein MKVMERNVMRLAIVQHLRTAYGIKTKNWNKNKARTSCKLTANNKVKVFGVPLESLLQYNVENANIPCFLIDACASLLEHVDTEGLFRKSGSVVRLKALRVKLDKGERCLSTALPCDVAGLVKQFFRELPDPVMPTELHDAFLKAQQLPTKEDRTYATLLLSCVLPDRNMSILRYFFGFLNKVSQRSGLNKMDSSNLSVILAPNLLHAGDGADKMNASTEKRLKQQAAVVHCLIEHASDFGVVPQFIMEKIPAMLGCEADVLFPTLERLEDLDTNSGAKRRCRRSLGDMVNGALNKLKTNRTPTNTPQSDRYVFSSATPVIITPSSKREIPLESGHSYGFSNKKRRSIKNNLGVELFPNSLFGGSSTPGPGYLDPSASKSLDSSHNALALVGRSSGQSASSARRKSKRLSRRHFVDRVESGKAGCFSPKVTKKENVRKSLRLRFSLGKSSRDPREGSEFIGWRLATPESTTSFCFKDAKFSPTVLRNKSAAKGSKFYSKSEDNLLTPQCDGSALRMSWSGETPDEGHVFSGGSFTDTPINMCLKNNYYSEPAIVVAKPPMVASFPKKLCCASRAESLESECSFSQTLTRPTLLKIKRAFTESGSNLQGVLRDDGAPSEGGKATQPENTQTDSTDSTPSESSTLKGVSPNKERSGMPTPWRHLADDQNITFGQIEFVPLSPLYIDSALFEVGGCGSLSEKACDWSLCAGDRSVAGEADTVAEQVNCSKLIDALDIQSPAHFTRSIAAGVQSTPYRASGLEYFQELKNPLPPLDTVPVMVHVEAVASPEPSAHPQRQEQQLLELPSPGILETSRLRVVDHIQRFNKLTLCSPKSQAKAVRSPLKFQRTPVRQSIRRINSLLGDRWPVPAGITSSSQVTTIPVGEAVSLESGLSAGAQRQPNDQGGPTLDTVRSTKTCSPPVPPKKPASIAGKPRNYTLSDVTNKVQLKAKGVTPVKDPGGEGERSVVQQVAEKDVYYYRGSPRNLLNEGRLLSATKPIDL
- the LOC115145376 gene encoding rho GTPase-activating protein 11A-like isoform X2, whose amino-acid sequence is MKVMERNVMRLAIVQHLRTAYGIKTKNWNKNKARTSCKLTANNKVKVFGVPLESLLQYNVENANIPCFLIDACASLLEHVDTEGLFRKSGSVVRLKALRVKLDKGERCLSTALPCDVAGLVKQFFRELPDPVMPTELHDAFLKAQQLPTKEDRTYATLLLSCVLPDRNMSILRYFFGFLNKVSQRSGLNKMDSSNLSVILAPNLLHAGDGADKMNASTEKRLKQQAAVVHCLIEHASDFGVVPQFIMEKIPAMLGCEADVLFPTLERLEDLDTNSGAKRRCRRSLGVFSSATPVIITPSSKREIPLESGHSYGFSNKKRRSIKNNLGVELFPNSLFGGSSTPGPGYLDPSASKSLDSSHNALALVGRSSGQSASSARRKSKRLSRRHFVDRVESGKAGCFSPKVTKKENVRKSLRLRFSLGKSSRDPREGSEFIGWRLATPESTTSFCFKDAKFSPTVLRNKSAAKGSKFYSKSEDNLLTPQCDGSALRMSWSGETPDEGHVFSGGSFTDTPINMCLKNNYYSEPAIVVAKPPMVASFPKKLCCASRAESLESECSFSQTLTRPTLLKIKRAFTESGSNLQGVLRDDGAPSEGGKATQPENTQTDSTDSTPSESSTLKGVSPNKERSGMPTPWRHLADDQNITFGQIEFVPLSPLYIDSALFEVGGCGSLSEKACDWSLCAGDRSVAGEADTVAEQVNCSKLIDALDIQSPAHFTRSIAAGVQSTPYRASGLEYFQELKNPLPPLDTVPVMVHVEAVASPEPSAHPQRQEQQLLELPSPGILETSRLRVVDHIQRFNKLTLCSPKSQAKAVRSPLKFQRTPVRQSIRRINSLLGDRWPVPAGITSSSQVTTIPVGEAVSLESGLSAGAQRQPNDQGGPTLDTVRSTKTCSPPVPPKKPASIAGKPRNYTLSDVTNKVQLKAKGVTPVKDPGGEGERSVVQQVAEKDVYYYRGSPRNLLNEGRLLSATKPIDL